From one Thermatribacter velox genomic stretch:
- a CDS encoding calcineurin-like phosphoesterase C-terminal domain-containing protein, translating into MQRRVGWWIVLVCVVVLWANLAGAQETFQGVVFEDANGNGTFDVGEKGIPGVCVSNGIEVVQTDATGRYTLPVRNEMVVFVIKPAEYTLPVNEKNIPQFFYVHRPNGSPDFIQEYKGFAPTGNLPVSVDFQLLPGQKTESFKMIAIGDTQVTDHREIGYLRDSLVKELQGVDASFALMLGDNVNDVLGLYDRYLTVMGEMGIPTFYVLGNHDMNYDSQNDAYSTETFTKKVMPPYYAFNVGKVHFVVLDSIIWDGKAYYGGISEEQLTFLKNDLAMVPAENLVVIAMHIPLISYMDRAAEKHQVKNREDLFKILEGRKVLFLAGHTHTLERLYPDTTIDGWSPNLPFPQIIAGAGCGSWWSGPKDEYGIPFSYQRDAAPKGYMIFEFQGNEWKETYKIYGRAIDDQLNISFFIADRVERRLKDPALPEGIFLKGDLLGVHVVANVFCDAVEVTCSIDNKETQAMTRRSLPDPMMNWYANDLPDWMRPVGSTHTFSAPLPSTLEAGFHTVTVTVKDRYGRIYQEKRLFEVW; encoded by the coding sequence ATGCAGCGCAGAGTCGGATGGTGGATTGTTCTGGTGTGCGTTGTGGTGTTGTGGGCGAACCTGGCAGGAGCCCAGGAAACCTTCCAGGGCGTGGTGTTCGAGGATGCAAACGGTAACGGAACCTTTGATGTTGGCGAAAAGGGTATCCCCGGGGTATGTGTGTCAAATGGAATTGAGGTAGTCCAAACCGACGCAACAGGGCGTTACACCCTTCCCGTGCGAAACGAGATGGTGGTTTTTGTGATCAAACCTGCAGAGTATACTCTTCCGGTGAATGAGAAGAACATTCCCCAATTTTTTTACGTCCACCGACCCAATGGATCACCTGACTTTATCCAGGAGTATAAAGGATTCGCTCCCACAGGAAACCTTCCCGTCTCGGTAGATTTTCAACTTCTTCCCGGACAAAAAACCGAGTCCTTCAAAATGATCGCCATCGGCGATACCCAGGTGACCGACCATCGGGAGATCGGATACCTGCGGGATTCTCTGGTCAAAGAACTCCAGGGTGTCGATGCCTCGTTTGCGCTTATGCTTGGAGACAACGTCAACGATGTGCTGGGGCTCTATGACCGTTATCTCACGGTTATGGGAGAAATGGGAATCCCCACCTTCTATGTTCTGGGAAACCACGACATGAATTATGACTCTCAAAACGATGCCTATAGCACCGAAACCTTTACCAAAAAAGTGATGCCTCCCTACTACGCTTTCAACGTGGGTAAGGTTCATTTCGTGGTCCTCGACAGCATCATCTGGGATGGCAAGGCGTACTACGGTGGTATTTCCGAAGAGCAGCTTACCTTCCTCAAGAATGACCTCGCCATGGTGCCAGCGGAGAATCTCGTCGTTATCGCCATGCACATTCCTCTCATTTCCTACATGGACCGCGCGGCTGAAAAACACCAGGTGAAAAACCGGGAAGACCTTTTCAAAATCCTTGAAGGACGCAAAGTTCTTTTCCTTGCTGGCCACACTCATACTCTGGAGCGACTCTATCCCGATACGACCATCGACGGTTGGTCCCCAAATCTTCCTTTCCCCCAGATTATCGCTGGCGCTGGATGTGGCTCTTGGTGGAGCGGCCCTAAAGATGAGTACGGAATACCTTTCTCTTACCAGCGGGACGCAGCCCCCAAAGGCTACATGATCTTCGAATTCCAAGGAAACGAATGGAAAGAAACCTATAAAATCTATGGCCGAGCCATTGATGACCAGTTGAATATCTCGTTCTTTATCGCCGACCGGGTAGAACGACGGCTCAAGGACCCAGCACTCCCCGAGGGAATCTTCCTCAAAGGAGACCTCCTGGGTGTCCATGTGGTGGCCAACGTTTTCTGTGATGCCGTGGAAGTCACCTGCAGCATCGACAACAAGGAAACCCAGGCCATGACTCGTCGCTCTCTTCCTGACCCCATGATGAACTGGTACGCAAACGACCTACCCGATTGGATGCGCCCAGTTGGTTCTACCCATACCTTCTCGGCTCCACTTCCCAGCACCCTCGAAGCCGGCTTCCATACGGTCACTGTCACAGTAAAGGATCGTTATGGAAGGATCTACCAGGAAAAGCGCCTCTTTGAAGTATGGTGA
- a CDS encoding nuclear transport factor 2 family protein: MESSEEIEAVIAGYFSALAAGDREALANYLHPWSPLWDNLENILGESTVLQAQLQAPGCTMGEVKVELGSLDVQGDTAYATLE, encoded by the coding sequence GTGGAATCCAGCGAGGAAATAGAGGCAGTCATCGCTGGGTACTTCAGCGCTCTTGCTGCCGGTGACCGCGAAGCACTCGCAAATTATCTTCATCCCTGGAGTCCTCTCTGGGATAACCTTGAAAACATTCTTGGGGAATCAACTGTGCTCCAAGCTCAGCTTCAGGCTCCGGGTTGCACCATGGGTGAAGTAAAGGTGGAACTTGGCAGTCTGGACGTCCAGGGTGATACTGCTTATGCAACACTTGAGTGA
- a CDS encoding indolepyruvate oxidoreductase subunit beta: protein MRGSIVLCGVGGMGILRASEIIAEVLLQKGLMVCQSEVHGMAQRGGSVVTYLRFGEEAYAPLLQRGEADFMIAFEQMEALRYIAYLKIGGTIILNPLSLYPPGTSAAEYPQDIPSLLEETGFTLITVPATEMSLKLGDVRFTNTFLLGAFSAVFPIQEEKLWEQAIIKVFRGKKEEENLKAFREGRKTVQ, encoded by the coding sequence ATGCGGGGAAGCATCGTTCTCTGCGGCGTGGGCGGAATGGGCATTCTCAGAGCCAGCGAAATCATTGCTGAAGTCCTGCTTCAAAAAGGACTCATGGTCTGTCAATCGGAAGTGCACGGCATGGCCCAGCGGGGAGGAAGCGTGGTCACCTATCTTCGCTTTGGTGAGGAAGCTTACGCACCGCTCCTTCAGCGCGGTGAAGCGGACTTCATGATTGCTTTTGAACAAATGGAAGCTCTGCGCTACATTGCCTACCTCAAAATCGGGGGGACGATAATCCTAAATCCCCTATCCCTTTACCCTCCAGGAACCAGCGCCGCCGAGTACCCCCAGGACATTCCCTCGTTGCTTGAGGAGACTGGTTTTACGCTGATCACTGTTCCGGCTACTGAAATGAGTTTGAAGCTCGGCGACGTGCGTTTCACAAATACCTTTTTGCTTGGAGCTTTCAGCGCTGTTTTCCCGATTCAGGAAGAAAAACTCTGGGAACAGGCAATCATCAAGGTCTTCCGGGGCAAGAAAGAGGAAGAAAACCTCAAAGCGTTCCGGGAAGGAAGAAAGACGGTGCAGTAA
- the iorA gene encoding indolepyruvate ferredoxin oxidoreductase subunit alpha has product MLGNQAFARGAYEGGVEVAAGYPGTPSTEILEFLSEYREVHSRWCPNEKVAFEVAAGAAIGGKRALATMKHVGLNVASDALMTLAYTGVNAGFVCIVADDPGMHSSQNEQDSRNYAFFAKVPCLEPSSSAEALEFARLAFEISEEFDTPVLIRSTTRISHSRGVVIPGERKTIPVRPYAKCAPKYVMIPAYARSRRRELERRMERLRQWVEETPLNRMELRDPSIGVITGGVLYSYLREVAPSVSVLKLGVSHPLPLEKIRKFSQKVEKLLVLEELDPIWEREIKAAGITVTGREIFPGIGEITPDIIVEALFPEKKRDYVTFDERLLPRPPVLCAGCPHRGVFKVLKDLGATVCGDIGCYTLGTLPPLSAMDTCICMGASISVAEGIKRAHPELPVVAVIGDSTFVHNGIPPLIDAVYNKTPIVVLILDNGTTAMTGGQEHPATGKTLSGEETVRLDFLALGKAIGVPRVEKINAYHLERLKNALHEAFEAPHPTLLVAEGLCQLKKKIRNSPLAIEDMYCLLCGLCASIGCPAIEKGETIRIAFERCAGCRVCATLCPFGAIEEVNA; this is encoded by the coding sequence ATGCTTGGTAACCAGGCTTTTGCCCGAGGAGCGTATGAAGGGGGAGTGGAGGTCGCTGCCGGATACCCCGGAACCCCCAGCACGGAAATCCTGGAGTTCCTGAGCGAGTACCGCGAAGTCCACTCCCGATGGTGTCCCAACGAAAAGGTGGCCTTTGAAGTGGCCGCAGGAGCCGCAATCGGAGGGAAAAGGGCCCTGGCCACCATGAAGCACGTGGGTCTGAACGTGGCAAGTGACGCACTAATGACCCTCGCCTACACCGGGGTAAACGCTGGTTTTGTATGCATTGTGGCTGACGACCCCGGAATGCACTCTTCCCAAAACGAGCAGGATTCACGCAATTATGCTTTCTTCGCCAAGGTGCCCTGTCTGGAGCCATCAAGTAGCGCTGAAGCGCTGGAATTTGCCCGCCTGGCTTTTGAAATCTCCGAAGAGTTCGACACCCCAGTTTTAATCCGCTCCACCACCCGCATCTCCCACAGTCGGGGCGTGGTCATCCCGGGAGAACGCAAGACCATACCAGTACGGCCTTATGCAAAATGTGCGCCCAAGTACGTGATGATCCCCGCTTACGCCCGCTCCCGGCGTCGCGAGCTTGAGCGGCGCATGGAGCGACTCCGGCAGTGGGTAGAAGAAACACCCCTCAACCGAATGGAACTTCGAGACCCCTCCATCGGGGTGATTACCGGAGGAGTGCTCTACAGCTACCTGCGAGAAGTGGCACCTTCGGTCTCGGTTCTGAAGCTTGGAGTTAGCCACCCGCTACCTCTTGAAAAAATCCGTAAGTTTTCCCAAAAGGTGGAGAAACTCCTAGTGCTTGAAGAGCTTGACCCTATCTGGGAGCGGGAAATCAAGGCTGCTGGGATAACCGTTACCGGTCGAGAGATTTTTCCAGGCATTGGGGAAATAACCCCGGATATCATTGTGGAAGCTCTGTTTCCTGAAAAAAAGAGAGACTACGTAACTTTCGATGAACGCCTGCTCCCCCGCCCACCGGTTCTGTGCGCTGGCTGTCCTCACCGTGGGGTATTCAAGGTGCTCAAGGACCTGGGAGCCACTGTATGCGGAGATATCGGCTGCTACACGCTGGGAACTCTACCTCCACTTTCGGCCATGGATACCTGCATCTGCATGGGGGCATCCATATCGGTAGCTGAGGGAATAAAGCGCGCCCACCCCGAGCTTCCCGTAGTGGCAGTAATTGGAGACTCCACCTTCGTCCACAACGGCATCCCTCCTCTCATTGATGCGGTATACAATAAAACCCCCATCGTGGTCCTCATTCTCGATAACGGAACCACTGCCATGACCGGGGGTCAGGAACACCCGGCAACGGGCAAAACGCTCTCTGGAGAGGAAACCGTTCGCTTAGACTTTCTGGCCCTGGGCAAAGCAATAGGAGTTCCCCGGGTCGAGAAAATCAACGCTTACCACCTCGAGAGGCTGAAGAACGCCCTTCATGAAGCCTTCGAAGCTCCCCATCCCACCCTGCTTGTGGCTGAGGGGCTCTGCCAGCTCAAAAAGAAAATCAGGAACTCTCCCCTGGCCATAGAGGATATGTACTGTCTTCTGTGTGGTCTGTGTGCAAGCATTGGCTGTCCGGCTATTGAAAAAGGAGAAACTATACGCATCGCTTTTGAGCGCTGTGCAGGATGTAGGGTATGTGCTACGCTCTGTCCCTTTGGGGCCATCGAGGAGGTGAACGCCTGA